A region of uncultured Carboxylicivirga sp. DNA encodes the following proteins:
- a CDS encoding TonB-dependent receptor, whose amino-acid sequence MKKNRLLIFLFMLMGFQLYAQEIQIKGKVVDDTGVAIPGVSILVVGTQNGTITDMDGYYNLNAPSNGKLEFRFIGFKDEIIEINNRTMIDVVLQNELTELDQVVVVGYGTVKKSDLTGSVVSLSKDDLNEGVTANVNQMLSGRAPGVQVYQNSSEPGGGVNIQIRGVSSITAGNEPLYVIDGLPVDNSSPIAGSGTGFGSNLNQRNPLNSINPNDIASIEVLKDASATAIYGSRGANGVIMITTKKGSSGDMKVNYDAYYGMQYVAKKMEVLSAEDYMTVLNELLDAGAVNATEDERVDGISNGGTDWQDEVMRQAPVQSHNLSFSGGSDKSKYYASFGYFSQDGVVICSGMERYTARLNMESELAKRFKLGVNMNASYVSDDLILSGVVPNEQSGVISSALDFDPTLSVKDEDGNYSVSPFITKDNPVAIANGKDARQKTFRTFGTVYGEYFVMPELSVKLNIGGDISASKKDVFVDDQTIDGRDNNGIGTVITGFVYNYLAELTANYNKTFNENHSINVVAGATTQKFFIERVNTSAKNFVSLSTGTNSLQSGSQETFSINTSNIPSTLLSYLGRVNYNFKDKILLTGTIRADGSSKFGENNKFAYFPSGALGWKLNNEPFIKDLNTFSTLKLRASWGQTGNQAIGNFNSLTTFSQSGTMIYGDNQYVTMAPTRMANPDLKWETTTQTNIGIDAGVLKGRISASVDWFNRKTTDLLLSVPVPSQTGFTSRLENVGSVANKGWEFALTSRNLTKRFKWTTSFNLSTIKNEVMDIGNLEEIIMGSLQFTSQISIIRPGEPMNSYYGHEIIGVWQEGDDFSVSNQNPQPGDWKYKDQLTVDTDGDGIADAADGTINADDKVLLGSPFPSFTWGITNDMSFKNFNLSFNIQGVHGVSLLNNTRVDSYYPINFRRNKLADAYLNRWTPMNPTNEYASFINPSSQGSNSVNSRTVEDASFIKLQNVTLTYNVPVKGDVFKALSVYVSGTNLITITDYSGMDPGANVTGTSANAVRVDYDPYPMARTFSLGVNVGF is encoded by the coding sequence ATGAAAAAAAATCGTTTGTTAATTTTCCTTTTTATGTTGATGGGTTTTCAATTGTATGCCCAGGAAATTCAAATAAAAGGTAAAGTTGTTGATGATACAGGAGTTGCCATACCTGGTGTATCAATTCTTGTAGTGGGTACACAAAATGGTACCATAACAGATATGGATGGGTATTATAATTTGAATGCACCATCAAACGGAAAACTTGAGTTTAGATTTATCGGTTTTAAAGACGAGATTATTGAAATTAATAATCGTACAATGATAGATGTGGTTCTTCAGAATGAACTTACTGAGCTGGACCAGGTTGTTGTTGTTGGATACGGAACCGTTAAGAAAAGTGATTTGACCGGGTCTGTTGTTTCCTTATCTAAGGATGATTTAAACGAAGGAGTTACTGCAAATGTAAACCAAATGTTGTCTGGTCGGGCTCCCGGAGTTCAGGTTTATCAGAATAGTTCAGAACCTGGTGGTGGTGTTAATATACAGATTCGGGGAGTCAGTTCTATTACAGCTGGGAATGAACCTCTTTATGTTATTGATGGATTACCGGTTGATAACTCTTCACCTATTGCAGGGTCAGGTACCGGGTTTGGTAGTAATCTAAATCAGCGAAATCCATTGAATTCGATAAATCCAAATGATATAGCTTCCATCGAAGTTTTGAAAGATGCTTCGGCTACAGCTATTTATGGTTCGCGGGGAGCAAATGGTGTTATCATGATCACTACCAAAAAAGGTAGTTCAGGCGATATGAAAGTGAACTATGATGCCTATTATGGTATGCAATATGTTGCCAAAAAAATGGAAGTGTTGAGTGCTGAAGATTATATGACTGTATTAAATGAGTTATTGGATGCTGGTGCCGTTAATGCAACTGAAGATGAAAGAGTTGATGGTATTTCAAATGGTGGAACCGACTGGCAGGATGAGGTAATGCGTCAGGCACCGGTTCAGAGTCATAATCTTTCTTTCTCGGGAGGTAGTGATAAGTCGAAATACTATGCATCTTTTGGATATTTTAGCCAGGATGGTGTTGTTATTTGCTCTGGAATGGAACGATATACTGCCCGTTTGAATATGGAAAGTGAATTGGCCAAACGTTTTAAACTGGGAGTAAATATGAATGCCAGTTATGTGTCTGATGACCTTATTTTATCAGGTGTAGTGCCAAACGAACAATCAGGTGTGATTAGTTCTGCTTTAGATTTTGATCCAACTTTATCAGTGAAAGATGAAGATGGTAATTACTCTGTTTCTCCTTTTATTACAAAAGATAATCCTGTTGCCATTGCAAATGGCAAAGATGCTCGTCAAAAAACATTCAGAACATTTGGTACTGTTTATGGTGAATATTTTGTTATGCCAGAGTTATCTGTAAAATTGAATATCGGGGGGGATATTTCTGCATCAAAAAAAGATGTTTTTGTGGATGATCAAACTATTGATGGTAGAGATAACAATGGTATTGGAACAGTAATCACCGGATTCGTGTATAATTATTTGGCAGAATTGACGGCTAATTATAACAAAACTTTTAATGAGAATCACTCAATTAATGTGGTTGCAGGTGCAACAACACAAAAATTCTTCATTGAACGAGTAAATACTTCGGCTAAGAACTTTGTCTCATTATCAACCGGAACTAACAGTTTGCAATCGGGTAGTCAGGAGACTTTTTCCATAAATACAAGCAATATTCCCTCTACATTGTTATCCTACCTGGGTAGGGTAAATTATAATTTTAAAGATAAGATCTTATTAACAGGTACGATACGTGCAGATGGTTCGTCTAAGTTCGGTGAGAACAATAAGTTTGCTTATTTCCCATCTGGTGCTTTGGGATGGAAATTAAATAATGAGCCATTTATAAAAGATCTGAATACTTTTAGTACATTAAAATTGAGAGCCAGTTGGGGACAAACAGGTAATCAGGCAATTGGTAATTTTAATTCTTTAACTACCTTCAGTCAAAGTGGCACCATGATATATGGTGATAACCAATATGTTACCATGGCTCCAACCCGTATGGCCAATCCTGATTTAAAATGGGAAACTACCACACAAACAAACATTGGTATTGATGCAGGTGTTTTAAAAGGCAGAATTTCTGCTTCGGTTGATTGGTTTAACCGTAAAACAACTGATTTGTTATTATCGGTACCTGTTCCATCTCAAACAGGATTTACATCACGATTGGAAAATGTTGGATCTGTTGCCAATAAAGGATGGGAGTTTGCATTAACATCGCGAAACCTAACCAAACGTTTTAAATGGACAACCAGCTTTAACTTGTCAACGATCAAGAATGAGGTAATGGATATTGGTAATCTTGAAGAGATTATAATGGGATCGCTTCAGTTTACCTCTCAGATTTCTATTATTCGTCCGGGTGAGCCAATGAATAGCTATTATGGACACGAAATCATTGGAGTATGGCAAGAAGGTGACGACTTTTCTGTATCCAATCAGAATCCACAGCCGGGTGACTGGAAATACAAAGACCAGCTTACAGTTGATACTGATGGCGACGGAATAGCTGATGCTGCAGATGGAACAATCAATGCTGACGATAAAGTGTTGTTGGGTTCTCCATTCCCAAGTTTCACATGGGGAATAACAAACGATATGTCGTTTAAAAACTTTAATTTAAGTTTTAATATTCAGGGAGTACATGGCGTATCGTTACTTAACAATACAAGAGTTGATTCATATTATCCGATTAACTTCAGACGTAACAAACTGGCAGATGCTTATTTAAACAGATGGACACCAATGAATCCGACTAATGAGTATGCTTCATTTATTAATCCTAGTTCTCAGGGGTCAAACAGTGTTAATTCACGAACTGTTGAAGATGCTTCATTTATCAAGTTGCAGAATGTTACACTAACCTATAATGTTCCGGTTAAAGGAGATGTATTTAAAGCATTGAGT